In Brachypodium distachyon strain Bd21 chromosome 5, Brachypodium_distachyon_v3.0, whole genome shotgun sequence, the genomic window TGCTTGAATCCTACGGTTCTGCAGATgagccgccgcctgcagcaggagcaggaggcaacaacaaggatgggtgcagACCCAGAACTTGTGTTTTGAGCAGCATCGGACATGACTTGATGATGCTCGAGAACCAGATACCGTTCTTCGTTGTCGAGAAGTTGTACGGCCTGCGTTACGGCCAGCTGCAGGATGTCGTTGCCGCTAGTGGAAGAACTGGGAGGACGGTTGCCGAGCTAGCCTGGACAACCATCAGGAGGATGATCATGAACGACGACGTCCCGGCGGCGTCCAGTGGTCCGCCGGATAAGTGCTTGCATTTGGTCCATCTCTGCCATGTTTACCTCAAGCCAAGCAACCTCAAGGAGTCGCTGCCGTACGTCTCTTCTCGCGCGCCCGGCCGCCATGAATTTATATATGTTGGAGCTAATTAAACAGTACTATATATATTTGCAGAGACAAATGCCCCCGTGACCGTGAGTATGGAAGATTCCGGCGAGCCACCGAGTACCACGAGGCCGGCGTCAAATTCAGGCAGATGTACAGCTGCAAAGACGGGGGTAGCCCGCAGTGCCCCTTGCTGGACGTGAGCTTCTCCAATGGCGTGCTGAGGATGGCGCGCCACAGGGTGGACGAGAAGACCAACTACATCCTGCGCAACGTGCTCGCCTACGAGCAGAGGTACATCGGCACGGCCACGGACGGCGCCACGGGGTACGTGGCGGCGTACGTGGTGTTCATGTCGCAGCTGCTGGGGAGCCCCGAGGACGTGGCGCTGCTGTCGCGGCGTGGGGTGATCGAGCACCACCTGGGGAACGACGGCGAGCTGTGCGCGCTGTTCCGGGGCCTGGCGGAGGGTCTCGCCTTCGACCCCTCCAGCGGGCATTACCTCAACGCCGtcggggtgaagctgcgcgcGCACTACCGGTCCCGCATCCACCGCTGGCGCGCATGGGTCGTCCGGCGCTACTTCGGGAACCCATGTCTTGCCGCCGCCTGGGTCTtcggcgccatggccgtgcTGGGCACCATCCTTCAGACGGCCATTGCGATTCTTGTCTACGTGAATCAAGGGCGAGGACCCACGCGCAACATCGCCTAGCTGGCCTCAATTATTGCTACGTTTAATAGCAAGCAGCTGAACGCGAGCTAGCTTATTTCTCCCCTCTTTCCCTTCCGCGaaggtttt contains:
- the LOC104585498 gene encoding UPF0481 protein At3g47200, which encodes MSENGIELAAAVPPPSGSSSNGDTDVSVDGRIVQLSDIIVHEMSASRVPRPPRPEIYRVPAMFLAADKGAYQPRFLSLGPYHRGDSATEDMRRADERKPGNLDFALSDKDGERGGPPVEEYMKAVASMEAAARRFYDRDVTMEWGAFCRMLLLDGFQLITLLESYGSADEPPPAAGAGGNNKDGCRPRTCVLSSIGHDLMMLENQIPFFVVEKLYGLRYGQLQDVVAASGRTGRTVAELAWTTIRRMIMNDDVPAASSGPPDKCLHLVHLCHVYLKPSNLKESLPDKCPRDREYGRFRRATEYHEAGVKFRQMYSCKDGGSPQCPLLDVSFSNGVLRMARHRVDEKTNYILRNVLAYEQRYIGTATDGATGYVAAYVVFMSQLLGSPEDVALLSRRGVIEHHLGNDGELCALFRGLAEGLAFDPSSGHYLNAVGVKLRAHYRSRIHRWRAWVVRRYFGNPCLAAAWVFGAMAVLGTILQTAIAILVYVNQGRGPTRNIA